From the Athene noctua chromosome 22, bAthNoc1.hap1.1, whole genome shotgun sequence genome, one window contains:
- the LOC141969233 gene encoding uncharacterized protein LOC141969233, protein MREEIKSLSRQLSKSERKADGLEKEVDQLKKALLEKTSALEKAESELQQTKRETVDWYGLYLKNDQKREDVTKKAEELQEQLAELQSENFLLRQMGDAQNKAAQERMRTEAQLQGELADAVRKQHTAETALQDSTHQCSRLKEENSRLQEDLDKAKAKVRELSADLELLSQKFLRLEALNKEMGQMVTTLSDRLATPGPAHTTAEQEEKRYQSQLLQVQAAAEARIEEMNTAVASWRNELEQIIRAQALELERAQEKQESTALLLAYAQAELKSSHKRFCVMEDVARVLRNKLNKANERLAEASRNSGETLQPESGGASKARAPSVNPSGSATGKRKTRSGEDCRRTSALLPKVTKAWDIPAGATLSDSDSFEGELLK, encoded by the exons ATGCGAGAAGAAATCAAGAGCTTGTCTCGTCAGCTGAGCAAATCCGAAAGAAAAGCTGATGGGCTGGAAAAGGAAGTGGACCAACTGAAAAAAGCCCTCTTGGAAAAGACATCGGCTTTAGAGAAGGCAGAAAGTGAATTAcaacagacaaagagagagaCAGTGGACTGGTATGGTCTATATCTTAAAAACGATCAGAAGAGAGAAGATGTCAccaagaaggcagaagagctgcaggaaCAACTGGCCGAGCTCCAAAGTGAAAACTTTTTGCTCCGTCAGATGGGAGACGCGCAGAACAAGGCCGCCCAGGAACGAATG AGAACAGAGGCACAGCTGCAAGGAGAGCTCGCTGatgctgtcagaaagcagcacacagcagaaacTGCACTGCAAGACTCGACGCACCAGTGCAGtcgcctgaaggaagaaaactcccgCTTGCAGGAGGACCTGGACAAGGCGAAGGCCAAG GTGCGCGAACTCTCCGCAGACTTGGAGCTGCTGTCCCAAAAATTTCTGCGGCTGGAAGCTCTAAATAAGGAGATGGGACAGATGGTGACAACTCTGTCAGATCGCTTGGCGACTCCTGGCCCAGCtcacaccacagcagagcaggaagagaagcgATATCAGAGTCAGCTTTTGCAG GTACAGGCAGCCGCTGAAGCCAGAATAGAAGAGATGAACACCGCTGTCGCCTCTTGGAGAAACGAGCTGGAGCAGATCATTAGAGCTCAGGCACTCGAGCTGGAGAGAGCACAGGAGAAGCAGGAGTCGACCGCCCTGCTCCTGGCTTATGCTCAGGCAGAACTGAAGAGCTCTCACAAGCGTTTCTGTGTGATGGAGGACGTTGCAAGAGTTCTCAGAAACAAACTGAATAA GGCTAATGAGAGGCTGGCAGAAGCCAGCAGGAACAGCGGCGAGACTCTGCAGCCAGAAAGCGGAGGTGCGAGCAAGGCCAGGGCACCGAGCGTCAACCCATCGGGCTCAG ccACCGGTAAACGTAAAACCAGATCTGGTGAGGATTGTCGCCGGACATCTGCTCTTCTGCCAAAGGTCACCAAAGCCTGGGATATCCCTGCTGGGGCAACACTGTCCgacagtgacagttttgaggGAGAGTTATTAAAGTGA